Proteins found in one Actinomycetota bacterium genomic segment:
- a CDS encoding nucleoside-diphosphate kinase, whose translation MERTLVLIKPDALARGLVGEITTRFERKGLLLVGCKMMRLDAALLAEHYAHHVDKPFYPRIAEFMSGLPVVAQCWEGVDAVRVVREMTGVTNSREAAPGTIRGDLGMSLQCNVVHTSESVDVAESEVARFFTLDELHDYEPPSFSVVYAADERA comes from the coding sequence ATGGAACGGACCCTGGTTCTGATCAAGCCCGACGCGCTCGCGCGCGGGCTGGTCGGCGAGATCACGACGCGGTTCGAGCGCAAGGGCCTGCTGCTCGTCGGCTGCAAGATGATGCGGCTCGACGCCGCCCTGCTCGCCGAGCACTACGCCCACCACGTCGACAAGCCGTTCTATCCCCGTATCGCCGAGTTCATGTCGGGCCTGCCGGTCGTGGCGCAGTGTTGGGAGGGGGTCGACGCGGTGCGGGTCGTGCGCGAGATGACGGGCGTCACCAACAGCCGCGAGGCCGCTCCGGGCACGATCCGGGGCGACCTGGGGATGAGCCTCCAGTGCAACGTCGTGCACACGTCGGAGAGCGTCGACGTGGCGGAGTCCGAGGTGGCCCGCTTCTTCACGCTCGACGAGCTGCACGACTACGAGCCCCCGTCGTTCTCCGTCGTGTACGCGGCCGACGAACGCGCGTAG
- a CDS encoding diguanylate cyclase, which produces MDDQHLAAREAATLGRLHADQGRVDRLAAIARAHAELSAPGLSPSAALTVVVERALAITGAHGAGVEQVEGDDLVLTTARASLAGVRGRRLATASLSGLCARTGHALRCDDTHADPRVDVAAALESGTRSVVVAPLTYDRGPTGVLKVVSHTTAAFTHADVITIELLARLVDTGLAHLATVSALTDERDSMSAILEAMASLVVVLDPEGRIVRFNRASELATGWTRHEVLGRPFWDLFVVPEELDGARGAFLALKRGHPTSQLEIHWLTRDGRRRRIEWSNTAIPGNDGEPVFIIGTGVDVTEARQAEAALRDSEARFRSLVLNASDIVAVIDRDATVEYASPAAERLLGWDVASHIGSSALELIHPDELKLAVESMVETVAEPGVKLPLELRLAHADGSWVPVEMVANNRLDDPAVAGIVMTIRDIRERKRMEALLIGHSRVLEMVARREPLEATLDALAMLIESYVVGARCAVVLLDEDGHSLRTAAAPSLTPDVRRAIEGATVHAGEGMTADVVTDPGWDSFRSLVQSHGLVPAWSVPVAIASGERSMGAVIILAEPGGRVTADERRLLELSGRLTAIAVNEAATAVDLDYRATHDLLTGLANRALFLDLLERALARVERRPWLVALLFLDFDGFKLVNDRFGHEAGDELLRVVAGRLRDALRPSDTVARFGGDEFAVLCEDLADEDDACVLAERVGALIAEPVTIEGATVAVTASIGVALARGPGIDPGTLLRTADQAMYAAKERGEGIYELR; this is translated from the coding sequence ATGGATGACCAGCATCTGGCCGCCCGCGAGGCGGCAACGCTCGGTCGGCTCCACGCCGACCAGGGTCGAGTCGACCGGCTGGCGGCGATCGCCCGGGCCCACGCCGAGCTCAGCGCGCCCGGGCTGAGCCCGTCGGCGGCACTCACGGTGGTGGTCGAGCGGGCGCTGGCGATCACCGGCGCCCACGGGGCGGGAGTCGAGCAGGTCGAGGGCGACGACCTCGTGCTGACCACGGCTCGCGCCAGCCTCGCCGGCGTCCGGGGCCGCCGGCTCGCCACCGCCAGCCTCTCCGGCCTGTGCGCACGCACGGGCCACGCGCTGCGTTGCGACGACACCCACGCCGACCCGCGCGTCGATGTCGCCGCCGCGCTCGAGTCGGGTACCCGATCGGTCGTGGTGGCGCCGTTGACGTACGACCGCGGTCCGACCGGTGTGCTGAAGGTGGTCTCGCACACGACCGCCGCATTCACCCATGCCGACGTCATCACGATCGAGCTTCTGGCCCGGCTCGTCGACACCGGCTTGGCGCACTTGGCCACGGTGTCCGCGCTGACCGACGAGCGCGATTCGATGTCGGCGATCCTCGAGGCGATGGCATCCCTTGTCGTCGTGCTCGACCCCGAGGGTCGCATCGTGCGCTTCAACCGGGCGAGTGAGCTGGCCACGGGGTGGACGCGGCACGAGGTGCTGGGCAGGCCCTTCTGGGATCTCTTCGTCGTCCCCGAGGAGCTGGACGGCGCGCGCGGAGCGTTCCTCGCGCTGAAGCGCGGCCACCCCACCAGCCAGCTCGAGATCCATTGGCTCACGCGCGACGGGCGGCGCCGGCGCATCGAATGGTCTAACACCGCGATCCCGGGCAACGACGGCGAGCCCGTCTTCATCATCGGCACTGGTGTCGATGTCACCGAGGCGCGCCAGGCCGAGGCGGCGCTGCGCGACAGCGAAGCGCGCTTCCGGTCGCTCGTCCTCAACGCGTCCGACATCGTGGCGGTCATCGATCGCGATGCGACCGTCGAGTACGCGAGCCCCGCAGCCGAACGCCTCCTCGGATGGGACGTCGCCTCGCACATCGGGTCGAGCGCGCTCGAGCTCATTCATCCCGACGAGCTGAAACTGGCCGTGGAATCGATGGTCGAGACGGTCGCCGAGCCCGGCGTGAAGCTTCCCCTCGAGCTGCGCCTCGCCCACGCGGACGGCTCGTGGGTCCCCGTCGAGATGGTGGCCAACAACCGCCTGGACGACCCCGCGGTCGCAGGGATCGTGATGACGATCCGCGACATCCGTGAGCGCAAGCGCATGGAGGCGCTGCTCATCGGCCACTCGCGCGTGCTCGAGATGGTCGCCCGTCGCGAGCCGCTCGAAGCCACCCTCGACGCGCTGGCCATGCTCATCGAGAGCTACGTGGTGGGCGCGAGGTGCGCTGTCGTCCTGCTCGACGAGGACGGGCACAGCCTTCGCACCGCCGCCGCGCCGAGCCTGACGCCGGACGTCCGGCGGGCCATCGAGGGTGCGACCGTGCACGCCGGCGAGGGCATGACCGCAGACGTGGTCACCGACCCCGGCTGGGACAGCTTCCGGTCGCTCGTGCAGAGCCACGGACTGGTGCCCGCCTGGTCGGTGCCGGTGGCAATCGCGAGCGGAGAGCGTTCGATGGGCGCGGTGATCATCCTGGCCGAGCCGGGCGGACGGGTCACGGCCGACGAGCGGCGCCTGCTCGAGCTCTCGGGCCGGCTGACCGCCATCGCGGTGAACGAGGCCGCCACCGCCGTCGACCTCGACTACCGGGCCACGCACGACCTCCTCACCGGGCTGGCGAACCGGGCCCTCTTCCTCGACCTGCTCGAGCGGGCGCTGGCCCGGGTCGAGCGGCGGCCGTGGTTGGTGGCCCTGCTGTTCCTCGACTTCGACGGCTTCAAGCTGGTGAACGACCGGTTTGGCCACGAGGCGGGGGACGAGCTCCTCCGCGTCGTGGCCGGCCGCCTGCGCGACGCGCTCCGTCCTTCCGACACGGTGGCGCGCTTCGGCGGCGACGAGTTCGCCGTGCTGTGCGAAGACCTGGCCGACGAGGACGACGCCTGCGTGTTGGCCGAGCGCGTCGGCGCGCTGATCGCGGAGCCGGTAACGATCGAGGGCGCGACCGTGGCGGTCACCGCCAGCATCGGCGTCGCCCTCGCGCGCGGGCCGGGCATCGACCCCGGCACGCTGCTGCGCACCGCCGACCAGGCGATGTACGCGGCCAAGGAACGCGGCGAGGGCATCTACGAGCTGCGCTGA
- the mscL gene encoding large conductance mechanosensitive channel protein MscL — protein MLRDFKAFLLRGNVVDLAVAVVVGAAFGAVVTALVRDIVTPIISIPGKTNFSDLDFHIRQSRFAYGDFLNAVVAFVLISAAVFFFVVVPINALMARRKTETDVESTTRDCPECLSSIPVEARRCAFCTAEVGVGD, from the coding sequence ATGCTCAGAGACTTCAAGGCATTTCTCCTGCGCGGCAACGTCGTCGATCTGGCCGTGGCCGTGGTGGTCGGCGCTGCTTTCGGCGCAGTCGTGACCGCCCTCGTGCGAGACATCGTCACCCCGATCATCTCGATTCCGGGCAAGACGAACTTCAGCGACCTCGACTTCCACATCCGACAGAGCAGGTTCGCCTACGGCGACTTCCTGAACGCCGTCGTCGCGTTCGTCCTCATCTCCGCCGCGGTGTTCTTCTTCGTCGTCGTGCCCATCAACGCCCTCATGGCCCGGCGCAAGACCGAGACGGACGTCGAATCGACCACTCGAGACTGCCCCGAGTGCCTCAGCTCGATCCCGGTTGAGGCCCGTCGCTGCGCGTTCTGCACCGCCGAGGTGGGCGTGGGGGACTGA